In one window of Musa acuminata AAA Group cultivar baxijiao chromosome BXJ3-2, Cavendish_Baxijiao_AAA, whole genome shotgun sequence DNA:
- the LOC135631744 gene encoding uncharacterized protein LOC135631744: MVSVNLGVLHYVLDHIYGAFVHRTKLTTPFFSKGWGGSKLDLLERFVKQLFPATETQNWPPTLVQPKWKTVWETSNACLREGIFRTPCDEQLISALPPESYNARVAFLVPKTVPPQKMACVVHLAGTGDHTFERRLRLGGPLLKENIATMVLESPFYGQRRPRLQRGAKLLCVSDLLLLGRVTIDESRSLLHWLEVEAGFGKTGICGLSMGGVHAAMVGSLHPRPIATLPFLAPHSAVVAFCEGVLKYATAWGALREDGEQKTGMTLEQARERLRSVLSLTDVTRFPIPKNPEAVIFVAATDDGYIPKHSVLELQKAWPGSEVRWVTGGHVSSFLLHNDEFRKAIVDALNRLQWREES, encoded by the exons ATGGTATCTGTGAACCTAGGAGTCCTCCATTATGTTCTGGACCATATCTATGGGGCATTTGTTCATAGAACCAAATTAACTACACCCTTTTTCTCAAAGGGATGGGGAGGAAGCAAGCTTGATTTGTTGGAGCGTTTTGTCAAGCAGCTCTTCCCAGCAACTGAAACTCAGAATTGGCCACCAACTCTAGTGCAACCTAAGTGGAAGACTGTGTGGGAGACAAGTAATGCATGCCTGAGAGAAGGTATTTTCAGGACCCCTTGCGACGAGCAACTCATCAGTGCATTACCTCCCGAGAGCTATAATGCAAGAGTTGCTTTTCTCGTGCCAAAAACTGTTCCACCACAGAAGATGGCTTGTGTAGTCCACCTAGCAG GCACTGGAGATCATACATTTGAGAGAAGGCTGAGACTTGGTGGACCACTGTTGAAGGAGAACATTGCAACTATGGTGCTTGAGag CCCATTTTATGGACAACGACGTCCTAGACTGCAGCGTGGTGCAAAGCTTCTTTGTGTGAGTGACTTGCTACTGCTAGGGAGAGTAACTATTGATGAATCACGTAGTCTCTTGCACTGGTTAGAAGTTGAGGCTGGTTTTGGCAAGACGGGCATATGTGGCCTTAGCATGG GGGGTGTGCATGCTGCAATGGTTGGGTCTCTGCATCCGAGACCAATTGCCACGCTGCCATTTCTTGCTCCCCACTCTGCAGTTGTAGCTTTTTGTGAAGGGGTCTTGAAATATGCCACGGCATGGGGGGCGCTGAGAGAAGATGGTGAACAGAAGACAGGGATGACACTGGAACAAGCCAGAGAACGGCTGCGCTCAGTGTTATCGCTTACTGACGTTACTCGGTTCCCAATTCCCAAAAATCCTGAGGCTGTCATTTTTGTAGCTGCTACT GATGATGGATATATTCCAAAACATTCAGTTTTGGAGCTTCAGAAAGCATGGCCAGGCTCAGAAGTGAGGTGGGTGACAGGTGGTCACGTTTCATCTTTTCTTCTCCACAATGATGAATTCCGCAAGGCGATCGTGGATGCTCTCAACAGATTGCAGTGGAGAGAAGAATCATGA
- the LOC135631743 gene encoding dehydrogenase FPY6-like isoform X1, translated as MAASDAAPPQIAIIGAGIFVRTQYIPRLREIADHLIIKSIWSRTEESAKAAAELAQDFAPNIECKWGDSGLEEIIQDSSITAVAVVLAAQVQVEISLRMLKAGKHVIQEKPAAGTVSEAETAISCYNSFCNNFPHQPVWALAENYRFEPAFVESRKLLNDIGDMMHVQVIIEGSMNSSNPYFSSSWRRNYFGGFILDMGVHFVAGLRMVCSVFLLRYMVGCEISTVSAIARHVDMALPPPDNICALFQLENGCAGVFVMAVNSISPKVYWRIDGSKGTLQIERGTDSGRHGYSVLFYTAGGHCQRTFYPFCGVNEELKAFIHDISQANRKDGMTSHEPEPRSLYKEGARDVAVLEAMLESSAKQGAAVHVKKL; from the exons ATGGCTGCTTCGGATGCGGCACCTCCCCAGATTGCGATAATTGGAGCAGGCATCTTTGTCCGGACTCAGTATATTCCTAGGTTAAGAGAGATAGCTGATCATTTAATTATTAAATCAATTTGGAGTCGAACTGAG GAATCTGCCAAAGCTGCCGCAGAACTCGCGCAAGATTTTGCTCCAAATATAGAATGTAAATGGGGTGATTCAGGACTTGAGGAAATCATTCAAGACAGCTCCATAACGGCAGTTGCTGTAGTTCTTGCTGCACAAGTTCAG GTTGAGATTTCCTTGAGAATGTTGAAAGCGGGAAAACACGTTATTCAAG AAAAACCTGCTGCTGGAA CTGTAAGCGAGGCAGAAACAGCAATATCATGCTACAATTCTTTTTGCAACAATTTTCCTCATCAACCTGTATGGGCTCTGGCTGAAAATTATCGCTTTGAACCTGCGTTTGTTGAG TCCAGGAAATTGTTAAATGATATTGGTGATATGATGCACGTCCAAGTTATCATTGAAGGATCGATGAACAGTTCAAATCCTTACTTCTCAAGTTCCTGGAGACGAAATTATTTT GGAGGCTTCATTCTAGATATGGGGGTTCACTTTGTTGCAGGATTGAGGATGGTATGCTCTGTTTTCCTTCTGAGATAT aTGGTTGGGTGTGAGATCAGCACAGTGTCTGCCATTGCCCGTCATGTGGACATGGCCCTGCCTCCACCTGACAATATATGTGCTCTATT CCAATTGGAAAATGGATGCGCGGGGGTATTTGTAATGGCAGTGAACTCAATCTCCCCAAAG GTATATTGGCGCATCGATGGTTCAAAAGGGACATTGCAAATTGAACGTGGGACCGACAGTGGGCGCCATGGATATTCG GTTCTGTTTTATACAGCAGGCGGGCATTGTCAAAGGACTTTCTATCCTTTCTGTGGAGTAAATGAGGAATTGAAGGCCTTTATTCATGACATTTCACAGGCTAACAGAAAG GATGGGATGACCAGCCATGAACCTGAGCCACGTAGCTTGTACAAGGAAGGTGCACGAGATGTTGCAGTGTTGGAAGCGATGCTGGAGTCGAGCGCCAAACAAGGGGCTGCAGTCCATGTGAAGAAGCTATGA
- the LOC103974838 gene encoding uncharacterized protein LOC103974838 produces MDRSGSRRRSTGTAVVAVEVMEGSSKAEEWSGGAGDGDEGGEAVALQTGDIVEEVTFGAEPPARSPFRGGRSWVMKLLHAAYKRGDTSVVVRARRGPQATYLDFHARVVPHPAAGRRQYVLRSVRDPRHAVRLVDRSESDCITFQGSRSSRVVWALNNAQLHDGFVSYPWEKKIKETLPSPSSSCFLSLLVLPKASDPSSTSYDPVEDTLARAEAWFGSSQASGVPIVFMHIQTESLLTKISGETASNTVNMGSLADLSNVANASLYGFEDYHGVDIGVVRAVRLWYAPAEGEMAFEIEPREGDTKLGFSISRTEEGFIHISSVEDDDGTGVAAGRSGLKKLYKAAAAASKLLVVSRVGTEKVLPWIVSTSGAIRCFDTVSLSQKLSLHRHALKPILLHLLMWETSETNVTTTKAESDEHPTPMSPPYIVPRASDGASAAASSLSASPGRDELQDAAGDLSFRFCDLSIWNTSI; encoded by the exons ATGGATCGGTCGGGTAGCAGGAGGAGGAGCACGGGCACGGCGGTGGTGGCCGTCGAGGTGATGGAGGGGAGCAGCAAGGCGGAGGAGTGGAGCGGCGGCGCCGGGGATGGGGACGAAGGAGGGGAGGCCGTGGCGCTGCAGACGGGCGACATCGTGGAGGAGGTCACCTTCGGGGCTGAGCCGCCGGCTCGGTCGCCCTTCCGGGGCGGGCGGTCTTGGGTCATGAAGCTGCTCCACGCGGCGTATAAGCGCGGCGACACCTCCGTCGTCGTGCGCGCCCGCCGCGGTCCGCAAGCCACCTACCTCGACTTCCACGCGCGCGTGGTGCCCCACCCGGCGGCCGGCCGGCGACAGTACGTCCTCCGCTCCGTCCGCGATCCCCGCCACGCTGTCCGACTCGTCGACCGTTCTGAGTCCGACTGCATCACCTTCCAGG GTTCAAGGAGCTCGAGGGTGGTCTGGGCGCTCAACAACGCGCAACTCCATGACGGGTTCGTGTCGTACCCGTGGGAGAAGAAGATAAAGGAGACGCTGCCGTCGCCCAGCTCCAGCTGCTTCCTATCCCTGCTCGTCCTCCCCAAGGCGTCCGACCCCTCGAGCACAAGCTACGACCCCGTGGAGGACACCTTGGCTCGGGCCGAGGCATGGTTCGGCTCCTCTCAGGCCTCTGGTGTCCCCATCGTCTTCATGCACATCCAGACCGAGTCGCTCCTCACAAAG ATATCGGGAGAGACAGCATCCAACACCGTCAATATGGGATCATTGGCCGACCTCTCCAACGTAGCAAACGCCAGCCTCTACGGATTCGAGGACTACCACGGGGTGGACATCGGGGTCGTGAGGGCTGTCAGGCTTTGGTACGCCCCCGCAGAGGGTGAGATGGCGTTCGAGATTGAGCCACGGGAAGGCGACACCAAGCTGGGCTTCTCAATTAGCCGCACCGAGGAG GGCTTTATAcacatctcatccgtcgaagacGACGACGGTACCGGAGTTGCTGCAGGTCGATCAGGACTCAAGAAGCTCTACAAAGCAGCAGCGGCAGCATCGAAGCTGTTAGTGGTCTCGAGGGTGGGAACCGAGAAGGTTCTGCCATGGATAGTCTCCACGTCGGGCGCCATTCGGTGCTTCGACACCGTCTCTCTCAGCCAGAAGCTCTCGCTGCACCGCCACGCTCTGAAGCCCATCCTACTCCACCTGCTTATGTGGGAGACGTCGGAAACCAACGTCACTACCACCAAGGCCGAAAGTGACGAGCATCCGACGCCAATGTCGCCGCCATATATCGTGCCCCGAGCTTCAGATGGAGCTTCTGCTGCCGCGTCGTCGCTCTCAGCATCTCCCGGGCGCGACGAGCTCCAAGACGCGGCTGGGGACCTGTCCTTCAGATTCTGCGACCTCTCGATATGGAACACGTCGATCTAA
- the LOC135631743 gene encoding dehydrogenase FPY6-like isoform X2 — MAASDAAPPQIAIIGAGIFVRTQYIPRLREIADHLIIKSIWSRTEESAKAAAELAQDFAPNIECKWGDSGLEEIIQDSSITAVAVVLAAQVQVEISLRMLKAGKHVIQEKPAAGTVSEAETAISCYNSFCNNFPHQPVWALAENYRFEPAFVESRKLLNDIGDMMHVQVIIEGSMNSSNPYFSSSWRRNYFGGFILDMGVHFVAGLRMMVGCEISTVSAIARHVDMALPPPDNICALFQLENGCAGVFVMAVNSISPKVYWRIDGSKGTLQIERGTDSGRHGYSVLFYTAGGHCQRTFYPFCGVNEELKAFIHDISQANRKDGMTSHEPEPRSLYKEGARDVAVLEAMLESSAKQGAAVHVKKL, encoded by the exons ATGGCTGCTTCGGATGCGGCACCTCCCCAGATTGCGATAATTGGAGCAGGCATCTTTGTCCGGACTCAGTATATTCCTAGGTTAAGAGAGATAGCTGATCATTTAATTATTAAATCAATTTGGAGTCGAACTGAG GAATCTGCCAAAGCTGCCGCAGAACTCGCGCAAGATTTTGCTCCAAATATAGAATGTAAATGGGGTGATTCAGGACTTGAGGAAATCATTCAAGACAGCTCCATAACGGCAGTTGCTGTAGTTCTTGCTGCACAAGTTCAG GTTGAGATTTCCTTGAGAATGTTGAAAGCGGGAAAACACGTTATTCAAG AAAAACCTGCTGCTGGAA CTGTAAGCGAGGCAGAAACAGCAATATCATGCTACAATTCTTTTTGCAACAATTTTCCTCATCAACCTGTATGGGCTCTGGCTGAAAATTATCGCTTTGAACCTGCGTTTGTTGAG TCCAGGAAATTGTTAAATGATATTGGTGATATGATGCACGTCCAAGTTATCATTGAAGGATCGATGAACAGTTCAAATCCTTACTTCTCAAGTTCCTGGAGACGAAATTATTTT GGAGGCTTCATTCTAGATATGGGGGTTCACTTTGTTGCAGGATTGAGGATG aTGGTTGGGTGTGAGATCAGCACAGTGTCTGCCATTGCCCGTCATGTGGACATGGCCCTGCCTCCACCTGACAATATATGTGCTCTATT CCAATTGGAAAATGGATGCGCGGGGGTATTTGTAATGGCAGTGAACTCAATCTCCCCAAAG GTATATTGGCGCATCGATGGTTCAAAAGGGACATTGCAAATTGAACGTGGGACCGACAGTGGGCGCCATGGATATTCG GTTCTGTTTTATACAGCAGGCGGGCATTGTCAAAGGACTTTCTATCCTTTCTGTGGAGTAAATGAGGAATTGAAGGCCTTTATTCATGACATTTCACAGGCTAACAGAAAG GATGGGATGACCAGCCATGAACCTGAGCCACGTAGCTTGTACAAGGAAGGTGCACGAGATGTTGCAGTGTTGGAAGCGATGCTGGAGTCGAGCGCCAAACAAGGGGCTGCAGTCCATGTGAAGAAGCTATGA
- the LOC135631000 gene encoding cellulose synthase-like protein D4 → MASAPLNPSKKSIRSPGGGGSQNNRNASGQTVKFARRTSSGRYVSLSREDMDMSGELSGDYMNYTVHIPPTPDNQPMDGPAEAASVAVKAEEQYVSNSLFTGGFNSVTRAHLMDKVIDSEVMHPQMAGAKGSSCAMQACDGKVMRDERGEDIDPCECRFKICRDCYLDAQKDGGTCPGCKEPYKIGEYEDDVPDFRTGALSLPAPANAKTTADNRMSVMKSNKSLLMRSQTGEFDHNRWLFESKGTYGYGNAYWPKDGMYDDDLEEGMADGIPENMDKPWKPLTRKIPMPAGIISPYRLLIVVRLVALGFFLVWRVKHPNEEAMWLWGMSIVCEIWFAFSWILDVIPKLHPINRATDLSVLKEKFDMPSPSNPTGRSDLPGMDVFVSTADPEKEPPLVTANTILSILAANYPVEKLACYISDDGGALLTFEAMAEAASFANIWVPFCRKHDIEPRNPDSYFSLKGDPTKNKRRSDFVKDRRKVKREYDEFKVRINGLPDSIRRRSDAFNAREEMKAIKHIRESGGDPTEPIKVTKATWMADGTHWPGSWTTSAPEHARGDHASILQVMLKPPSADPLYGLPDEDQTMDFTDVDIRLPMLVYMSREKRRGYDHNKKAGAMNALVRSSAVMSNGPFILNLDCDHYINNADAMREGMCFMLDRGGDRICYIQFPQRFEGIDPSDRYANHNTVFFDGNMRALDGVQGPVYVGTGCLFRRFALYGFDPPRATEYTGLFTKKEKKSTYSKETDSDTQSLRAEDFDTDLDPALLPKRFGNSAALSESIPVAEFQGRPLADHPGIKHGRPPGALRVPRPPLDPATVAEAVSVISCWYEDKTEWGDRVGWIYGSVTEDVVTGYRMHNRGWRSVYCITKRDAFRGSAPINLTDRLHQVLRWATGSVEIFFSRNNALLASRRLKLLQRIAYLNVGIYPFTSIFLLVYCFLPALSLFSGYFIVQTLNVTFLVYLLTITLTLIGLAILEVKWSGVGLEEWWRNEQFWLISGTSAHLYAVVQGLLKVVAGIEISFTLTTKSTAEDEEDIYADLYLVKWTSLMIPPITIMMVNIIAIAFGFAKTIYSEVPKWSKLMGGAFFSFWVLAHLYPFAKGLMGRRGKTPTIVFVWSGLIAITISLLWIAISPPKEGEGSTATSTFQFP, encoded by the exons ATGGCGTCCGCACCGCTCAATCCGTCCAAGAAGTCgatccgcagcccaggcggtggtGGGTCTCAAAACAACCGCAATGCCAGTGGGCAAACGGTCAAGTTCGCGAGGAGGACGTCGAGCGGCCGCTACGTGAGCCTCTCCAGGGAGGACATGGACATGTCGGGGGAGCTCTCCGGGGACTACATGAACTACACGGTGCACATACCCCCGACACCCGACAACCAACCCATGGATGGACCCGCCGAGGCCGCGTCGGTGGCGGTCAAGGCGGAGGAGCAGTACGTCTCCAACTCGCTCTTCACCGGGGGTTTTAACAGCGTCACCAGGGCGCATCTCATGGACAAGGTCATCGACTCCGAGGTGATGCACCCCCAGATGGCGGGCGCCAAGGGCTCATCCTGTGCCATGCAGGCCTGCGATGGCAAGGTCATGCGGGACGAGCGCGGAGAAGACATCGACCCGTGCGAATGCAG GTTTAAGATTTGCAGGGACTGCTACTTGGACGCTCAAAAGGATGGGGGGACGTGCCCGGGTTGCAAGGAGCCATACAAGATAGGGGAGTACGAGGACGATGTGCCGGACTTCCGCACCGGCGCTCTCTCCCTTCCGGCGCCGGCCAACGCCAAGACGACAGCTGACAACCGCATGTCGGTAATGAAGTCGAACAAGTCCCTGCTGATGCGCAGCCAGACCGGGGAGTTCGACCACAACCGGTGGTTGTTCGAAAGCAAAGGGACGTACGGCTATGGGAACGCCTATTGGCCCAAAGACGGCATGTACGATGATGATCTCGAGGAGGGCATGGCGGACGGCATCCCGGAAAACATGGATAAGCCCTGGAAACCCCTGACTCGGAAGATCCCGATGCCTGCCGGAATCATCAGCCCTTACAG GCTTCTCATAGTTGTGCGGCTGGTTGCTCTGGGTTTCTTCCTGGTATGGAGGGTGAAGCATCCGAACGAGGAGGCCATGTGGCTGTGGGGCATGTCCATAGTCTGTGAGATCTGGTTTGCCTTCTCCTGGATCCTCGACGTGATCCCCAAGCTCCACCCGATCAATCGGGCGACCGACCTCTCGGTGCTCAAGGAGAAGTTCGATATGCCATCCCCCTCCAATCCGACGGGACGCTCTGACCTTCCCGGCATGGACGTCTTCGTCTCCACCGCCGACCCCGAGAAAGAGCCACCGCTCGTCACGGCTAACACGATCCTGTCAATCCTGGCCGCCAATTATCCGGTGGAGAAGTTAGCGTGCTACATATCTGATGATGGTGGCGCTCTGCTCACGTTCGAGGCGATGGCGGAGGCCGCGAGCTTCGCCAATATTTGGGTCCCCTTCTGTCGCAAGCATGACATCGAGCCGAGGAACCCCGACAGCTACTTCAGCTTGAAGGGGGACCCGACCAAGAACAAGAGGCGGTCGGACTTCGTGAAGGACCGGAGGAAAGTGAAGCGGGAGTATGACGAGTTCAAGGTTAGGATCAACGGGTTGCCCGATTCCATCAGGAGGAGGTCGGACGCATTCAATGCTCGGGAGGAAATGAAGGCGATCAAGCACATCAGGGAGAGTGGTGGCGACCCGACGGAGCCGATAAAGGTCACCAAGGCGACGTGGATGGCCGATGGGACGCATTGGCCGGGGAGTTGGACCACCTCCGCCCCTGAGCATGCCAGAGGAGATCACGCGAGCATCCTCCAG GTGATGCTGAAGCCGCCCTCGGCGGATCCGCTTTACGGGCTGCCGGACGAGGACCAGACGATGGACTTCACGGACGTGGACATCCGACTGCCGATGCTGGTGTACATGTCGCGCGAGAAGCGGCGGGGGTACGACCACAACAAGAAGGCCGGGGCCATGAACGCGCTGGTGCGGTCGTCGGCCGTCATGTCGAACGGCCCCTTCATCCTCAACCTTGACTGCGACCACTACATCAACAACGCCGACGCCATGCGCGAGGGCATGTGCTTCATGTTGGACCGAGGTGGTGACCGCATCTGCTACATCCAGTTCCCCCAGAGGTTCGAGGGCATCGACCCCTCCGACCGCTACGCCAACCACAACACCGTCTTCTTCGATGGCAACATGCGCGCCCTGGACGGCGTGCAG GGTCCGGTTTATGTGGGGACCGGTTGCTTGTTCCGGCGATTTGCGCTGTATGGCTTCGACCCTCCCCGGGCGACCGAGTACACCGGGCTGTTcacgaagaaggagaagaagagcacGTACAGCAAAGAGACGGACTCGGACACGCAGTCGCTCAGGGCAGAAGACTTCGACACCGATCTCGACCCGGCGCTGCTGCCCAAGCGGTTTGGCAACTCCGCAGCGCTGTCCGAGTCGATACCCGTGGCCGAGTTCCAGGGCCGCCCCCTGGCCGACCACCCTGGGATCAAGCATGGCCGCCCTCCCGGTGCTCTCAGGGTCCCGCGACCCCCCCTCGATCCCGCCACCGTCGCTGAGGCCGTCTCTGTCATCTCTTGTTG GTACGAGGACAAGACGGAGTGGGGCGACCGCGTGGGTTGGATCTACGGGTCGGTGACGGAGGACGTGGTGACAGGGTACAGGATGCACAACAGGGGGTGGCGCTCGGTATACTGCATCACCAAGCGCGACGCCTTCCGGGGGTCGGCGCCCATCAACCTGACGGACCGGCTCCACCAGGTGCTCCGCTGGGCCACTGGCTCCGTGGAGATCTTCTTCTCCCGCAACAACGCCCTGCTGGCGTCACGGCGTCTGAAGCTGCTGCAGCGCATCGCCTACCTCAACGTCGGCATCTACCCCTTCACCTCCATCTTCCTCCTCGTCTACTGCTTCCTCCCGGCCCTTTCCCTCTTCTCGGGCTACTTCATCGTCCAGACCCTCAACGTCACCTTCCTCGTCTACCTGCTCACCATCACCCTCACCCTCATCGGCCTGGCCATCCTCGAGGTCAAGTGGTCCGGCGTGGGCCTCGAAGAGTGGTGGCGCAACGAGCAGTTCTGGCTCATCTCCGGCACCAGCGCCCACCTGTACGCGGTGGTCCAGGGGCTCCTCAAGGTCGTGGCCGGGATcgagatctccttcaccctcaccACCAAGTCCACggcggaggacgaggaggacaTCTACGCCGACCTGTACCTCGTCAAGTGGACGTCCCTCATGATCCCACCCATCACCATCATGATGGTGAACATCATCGCCATCGCCTTCGGCTTCGCCAAGACCATCTACAGCGAGGTCCCCAAGTGGAGCAAGCTGATGGGCGGTGCCTTCTTCAGCTTCTGGGTGCTGGCTCACCTCTACCCCTTCGCCAAGGGCCTCATGGGCAGGCGCGGCAAGACTCCCACCATCGTCTTCGTCTGGTCCGGCCTCATCGCCATCACCATCTCACTCCTCTGGATCGCCATCAGCCCTCCCAAGGAAGGCGAAGGCTCCACCGCCACCAGCACCTTCCAGTTCCcataa
- the LOC135631934 gene encoding uncharacterized protein LOC135631934 produces the protein MGRHEGTLLLTYLAEIQNGEPLFFSSNSLPVKAYNFEPAGHAFHFAALKLLGLWDEEDAETDGQSVQSDDRGQEHLPSSDSYGSKGRKKSSAGSTQKDHYALLGLGHLRFLATEDQIRKSYRETALKHHPDKQAALILAEETEEARQAKKDEIESHFKAIQEAYEVLIDPVKRRIYDSTDEFDDDIPTDCAPQDFFKVFGPAFMRNGRWSVSQPVPPLGDENTSMEDVDSFYNFWYTFKSWREFPHADEFDLEQAESRDHKRWMERQNAKLREKARKEEHARVRALVDNAYKKDPRILSWKEEEKAEKKRKKEAKILARKLQEEEAAKAAEEERQQKEEQERKMAEAALNQKKIKEKEKKLLRKERTRLRTLSAQLVSENLLDLSEDIVESICMSFDLEQLKLLCDTMEGKEKMERAKLLRDAQGGSSSDVMKKGKTTSFQDLSLKPNGTVTDAKVGGPLSNYEKKERPWGKEEIEMLRKGMQKYPKGTSRRWEVISEYIGTGRSVDEILKATKTVLLRKPDSGKAFDSFLEKRKPVKTISSPLSTRLETEALPVDGTHAASSRTSAGDQNPLEVQASNGVPAAVDQDAWSETQERALIQALKTFPKDVNQRWERVAAAVPGKTMIQCKKKFALMKESFRSKRNTDQ, from the coding sequence ATGGGCAGACATGAGGGCACTTTGCTGCTTACATATTTGGCAGAGATTCAAAATGGGGAGCCCCTTTTCTTCTCATCAAATTCCCTTCCTGTAAAGGCATACAATTTTGAACCTGCAGGGCATGCATTTCATTTTGCTGCACTTAAACTGCTGGGATTGTGGGATGAAGAAGATGCTGAAACTGATGGACAAAGTGTTCAATCAGATGACAGGGGTCAAGAGCATTTACCATCTTCAGATTCTTATGGCAGTAAGGGCAGAAAGAAATCTAGTGCTGGAAGCACTCAAAAAGACCATTACGCACTCTTGGGCTTGGGGCATTTGCGGTTCCTAGCTACTGAGGATCAGATACGAAAGAGTTACCGTGAGACTGCATTGAAGCATCATCCTGACAAACAGGCTGCACTTATTCTTGCTGAAGAAACAGAAGAGGCTAGACAGGctaagaaggatgaaatagaaagtcaTTTCAAAGCTATTCAGGAGGCGTATGAAGTCCTAATAGATCCAGTTAAAAGAAGAATATATGACTCAACTGAcgaatttgatgatgatattcCAACTGATTGTGCTCCACAAGATTTCTTCAAGGTTTTTGGGCCAGCATTTATGAGAAATGGAAGATGGTCTGTAAGTCAGCCTGTTCCTCCTCTAGGAGACGAGAACACATCTATGGAAGATGTGGACAGTTTCTATAATTTCTGGTACACTTTTAAAAGTTGGAGGGAGTTCCCTCATGCAGATGAGTTTGATTTAGAGCAAGCTGAGTCTCGTGATCATAAGAGATGGATGGAGAGGCAGAATGCAAAGTTGAGGGAGAAGGCTAGAAAGGAGGAACATGCACGGGTTAGGGCCCTTGTTGACAATGCTTACAAGAAAGATCCTAGAATTCTGAGTTGGAAGGAAGAGGAAAAGgctgagaagaagagaaagaaggaggcaaAAATTCTGGCAAGGAAGTTGCAGGAGGAAGAGGCAGCAAAAGCTGCCGAAGAGGAAAGGCAGCAAAAGGAGGAGCAAGAGAGGAAGATGGCAGAAGCTGCTCTGAACcagaaaaaaataaaggaaaaagagaaaaagctCTTGCGCAAAGAAAGGACTCGTTTGCGCACTCTCTCTGCACAGTTGGTCTCAGAGAATTTGCTTGATCTTTCAGAAGATATTGTGGAAAGTATATGCATGTCATTTGACCTGGAGCAGCTCAAGCTTCTTTGTGACACCATGGAGGGTAAGGAGAAAATGGAGAGAGCCAAGTTGCTAAGGGATGCACAGGGTGGAAGCAGTTCAGATGTGATGAAAAAAGGGAAGACTACCAGTTTTCAAGACCTATCTCTGAAACCTAATGGCACGGTAACAGATGCCAAGGTGGGTGGTCCATTGAGCAACTATGAGAAGAAAGAGAGACCATGGGGAAAAGAAGAGATCGAGATGCTTAGGAAAGGCATGCAGAAGTATCCAAAGGGAACCTCCCGAAGGTGGGAGGTCATTTCAGAATACATTGGTACTGGGAGGTCAGTTGATGAGATCCTGAAGGCCACAAAGACAGTCCTCCTTCGGAAGCCCGACTCTGGAAAAGCTTTTGACTCTTTCCTTGAGAAAAGGAAGCCAGTTAAAACCATCTCTTCACCTCTTTCGACCAGACTGGAAACAGAGGCCCTCCCTGTTGATGGAACTCATGCTGCATCTTCTAGAACATCTGCAGGCGACCAGAATCCATTAGAGGTTCAAGCTTCCAATGGAGTTCCTGCTGCCGTGGATCAAGATGCTTGGTCTGAAACCCAAGAACGAGCCCTTATCCAGGCTCTGAAAACATTCCCAAAGGATGTTAACCAACGTTGGGAACGCGTCGCTGCTGCTGTGCCTGGGAAAACTATGATACAGTGCAAAAAGAAGTTTGCTTTGATGAAGGAGAGCTTCAGAAGCAAGAGAAACACCGATCAGTAA